In a single window of the Acidobacteriota bacterium genome:
- a CDS encoding magnesium transporter, with protein sequence MLYLSQILNRPVLDSRNEPIAAISDVIVRYGEEEYPPVVGLVARYRRRNFFVPSRDFTDLGANGVRMVRPRLDLTPFTRREGEVLLGKDVLDNQLIDVDGKRVVRVNDVQLIETGGSWHVSGADVSFQGFLRRLLPKGFVGSDKPVEVIDWADVGYLATDTTTVTVQLKSSKDKLSRLHPVEIAQLAETLSPIHRTEVVESLDDEIAADTLEEMSTESQARILEVLDEERAADLLEEMSPDDAADVLDEMDDEKSEQLFALMEDDEKADVAELMAFEKDTAGGLMTTEFVAFQRDLSVGEVILRLREMAETPNMIYYIYVVEEENSWRLCGLISLRSLILADPEAKLGDVMRTDFRYAHPSDSAEDTALTISEYNLLALPVIDDDGDIAGIVTVDDAMEILLPRNIQRRVPRLFS encoded by the coding sequence ATGCTCTACCTTTCGCAGATACTGAACCGTCCCGTGCTGGACAGCCGCAACGAACCGATCGCGGCTATCAGCGACGTGATAGTACGGTACGGCGAAGAGGAATATCCGCCCGTGGTCGGCTTGGTCGCTCGTTATCGGCGTCGCAATTTCTTCGTTCCGAGCCGCGATTTTACGGACCTTGGAGCGAACGGTGTGCGCATGGTCCGTCCGCGGCTTGACCTGACGCCTTTTACACGCCGCGAAGGCGAAGTGCTGCTCGGCAAGGACGTTCTGGACAATCAGCTTATCGACGTTGACGGCAAACGCGTGGTCCGCGTGAACGACGTCCAGCTCATCGAAACGGGCGGATCGTGGCACGTTTCGGGCGCGGACGTGAGCTTTCAGGGATTTTTGAGGCGGCTGCTGCCGAAAGGTTTTGTCGGCAGCGACAAACCCGTCGAGGTGATCGACTGGGCGGACGTCGGTTATCTGGCGACGGACACGACGACGGTTACGGTCCAGCTCAAATCTTCTAAAGACAAGCTCTCGCGGCTTCATCCCGTAGAGATAGCACAGCTTGCCGAGACGTTGTCGCCCATTCACAGAACCGAGGTCGTCGAGAGCCTCGATGACGAGATAGCCGCCGATACGCTCGAGGAAATGTCGACGGAATCGCAGGCGCGCATCCTTGAGGTGCTGGACGAAGAGCGTGCGGCGGACCTGCTCGAAGAGATGTCGCCTGATGATGCGGCCGACGTGCTGGACGAGATGGACGACGAAAAGAGCGAGCAGCTTTTCGCGCTGATGGAAGACGACGAAAAAGCCGACGTCGCCGAGCTGATGGCGTTTGAAAAGGATACGGCGGGCGGCCTGATGACGACGGAATTCGTCGCATTTCAACGCGACCTTTCGGTCGGCGAAGTCATACTTCGGCTTCGCGAGATGGCGGAAACGCCCAACATGATCTACTACATCTACGTCGTCGAGGAAGAAAATTCCTGGCGGCTGTGCGGGCTGATCAGCCTGCGTTCGCTGATACTCGCCGACCCCGAGGCAAAGCTCGGCGATGTGATGCGCACGGACTTCCGCTACGCGCATCCGTCTGATTCTGCTGAGGATACGGCCCTGACGATCTCCGAATACAACCTGCTCGCACTTCCCGTGATAGACGATGACGGCGACATCGCTGGCATCGTCACGGTTGACGACGCGATGGAAATTCTGCTCCCTCGAAACATTCAGCGGCGGGTTCCGCGGCTTTTCTCGTGA
- a CDS encoding DinB family protein produces the protein MPTIRDEKTRQELAARLLKLTGGEKPAWGKMTAGQMMSHLVQAGELPFTETLPDRSTFAYRTFVKPLILYVLPMPKEVKTSPEMNQQERGRPPGEFNDDRELVLGLLDKLGTLPADTKCLHHPMFGPMSAKEWAVIAHKHIDHHLKQFGV, from the coding sequence ATGCCAACGATAAGAGATGAGAAAACGCGGCAGGAACTGGCCGCAAGGTTGTTGAAACTGACCGGCGGCGAAAAGCCGGCGTGGGGCAAGATGACGGCCGGGCAGATGATGTCGCATCTGGTGCAGGCGGGCGAGTTGCCGTTCACAGAGACGCTGCCGGACAGGAGCACATTCGCTTACCGCACGTTCGTAAAGCCGCTCATCCTGTACGTTCTGCCGATGCCGAAAGAGGTAAAGACCTCGCCGGAGATGAATCAGCAGGAACGCGGACGCCCGCCCGGCGAGTTCAATGATGATCGAGAACTCGTGCTCGGCCTGCTCGACAAACTCGGCACGCTGCCCGCAGACACGAAGTGCCTGCATCATCCGATGTTCGGGCCGATGTCCGCGAAAGAATGGGCAGTGATCGCCCATAAACATATCGACCACCACCTGAAGCAGTTCGGCGTATAA
- a CDS encoding type II toxin-antitoxin system VapC family toxin, whose amino-acid sequence MLNLDTHILLGALYGELPPDERDLIRGQSLAISDIVLWELAKLSQLGRIEFDFDDPVFRKVMRRLTVFPITPQIARQSVALDFRSDPADEIIAATSIVEGMPLLTRDRKILKSRIVPFAK is encoded by the coding sequence ATGCTGAATCTTGATACTCATATACTGCTGGGCGCGTTATACGGAGAATTGCCTCCCGACGAACGAGACCTGATCCGCGGACAATCTCTGGCGATCTCCGATATTGTTCTCTGGGAGCTGGCCAAGCTTTCCCAACTTGGCAGGATCGAGTTTGACTTTGACGACCCGGTTTTCCGGAAAGTGATGCGGCGGCTTACTGTTTTCCCGATCACTCCACAGATAGCCCGGCAGAGCGTTGCGTTGGATTTCCGGTCCGATCCTGCGGACGAGATCATCGCGGCGACCAGTATAGTCGAGGGAATGCCGCTGTTGACCCGGGATCGAAAGATACTCAAGTCCCGAATTGTGCCGTTCGCCAAATAA
- a CDS encoding type II toxin-antitoxin system Phd/YefM family antitoxin codes for MKTKTQTISATEFKAKCLQIFDHLGADGIIVEKRGKPVAKVIPIKDDDFEIFGSMKGSIKIHGDIMSTGIKWDAES; via the coding sequence ATGAAAACTAAGACACAAACAATAAGTGCAACAGAATTCAAAGCAAAATGCCTGCAGATATTTGATCATTTAGGGGCTGATGGGATCATCGTGGAGAAGCGGGGTAAGCCTGTCGCCAAGGTCATTCCGATCAAGGACGATGATTTCGAGATATTCGGCTCAATGAAGGGATCGATAAAGATACACGGCGATATCATGTCCACCGGGATCAAATGGGATGCTGAATCTTGA
- a CDS encoding tetratricopeptide repeat protein, giving the protein MKRCPECRRDYYDDTLLYCLEDGNALVQGSVPSPDEPATAILSVPPAAVAGSGSTGTSFVPEPGGLSQPTDETDVKTAILQPPATAGGSDRRAKPLITAALAVALLVVGFVGYRYLSSAGGGQINSIAVMPFVNESGNADVEYLSDGMTETLISSLSNIPNLSVKARSTVFYYKGKDASPKKIGEELKVQAVLLGRVSQRGDDLKLSLELVNTETQDVIWSEQYNRKQSDLVSLQSEIAKTVSDKLRSKLTAIEQERVSKTNTTSSEAQQLYLKGRFHWNKRKTEDFQKAREYFQQAIAVDPNYALAHTGLADTLALMPYYGAFRPNEYMPLAKQAVQKALEIDPNLAEAHASLGQILTNYDYDLKGAERELKRSIELDPKYPSAYQWLAEVYHFSGNGDQALSEINKAIELDPLSMVINNQKGRVIELGGKRDEAIAQFKKTIELFPDAPSPRHNLADVYEAKGMYSEAVEQRLIQIKLLFGVSPENIKDLQLAFEKDGYKGFVQKQIDIQLDSQRSSLEKDKNAYLPAFRIAVDYARLGDKDKAFEYLNKAYDQREPQIAELKIRLPLSSLRDDPRFKELVRRVGIPE; this is encoded by the coding sequence ATGAAACGATGTCCTGAATGCAGGCGGGATTATTACGACGACACGCTGCTGTATTGTCTTGAGGACGGAAATGCGCTTGTACAGGGATCGGTGCCATCGCCTGACGAGCCGGCGACGGCGATCTTGTCGGTACCACCTGCGGCGGTTGCCGGTTCCGGCAGCACTGGCACGTCGTTTGTGCCAGAACCGGGCGGTTTATCACAGCCCACAGACGAGACGGACGTGAAAACCGCCATTCTTCAACCACCCGCTACCGCAGGTGGTTCTGACAGGCGGGCGAAGCCGCTGATCACCGCGGCGCTTGCGGTTGCCCTTCTGGTTGTCGGATTTGTTGGTTACCGATATCTCAGTTCAGCTGGCGGCGGGCAGATCAATTCCATCGCAGTGATGCCGTTCGTCAATGAGAGCGGGAATGCGGATGTTGAATATCTGTCAGACGGAATGACGGAAACATTGATCAGCAGTTTGTCGAATATTCCTAATTTGTCGGTAAAGGCAAGAAGTACGGTTTTTTATTACAAAGGCAAAGACGCTTCGCCGAAGAAGATCGGGGAAGAATTGAAGGTGCAAGCGGTTTTGTTGGGAAGGGTTTCCCAACGCGGTGATGATCTGAAATTGAGTCTCGAACTCGTCAACACCGAGACTCAGGATGTGATCTGGAGCGAGCAATACAATCGCAAACAATCCGATCTGGTTTCATTGCAGAGCGAGATCGCTAAAACTGTTTCGGATAAACTTCGTTCGAAATTGACGGCAATTGAACAGGAGCGGGTCAGCAAAACTAACACGACCAGTTCCGAAGCACAGCAGCTTTACCTAAAGGGGCGTTTTCACTGGAACAAACGAAAGACCGAAGACTTTCAAAAAGCCAGAGAGTATTTCCAGCAAGCGATCGCCGTTGACCCGAACTATGCCCTGGCCCACACCGGACTCGCCGACACATTGGCCTTGATGCCGTATTACGGCGCGTTCAGGCCAAATGAATATATGCCGCTGGCAAAACAGGCGGTACAGAAAGCCCTCGAAATTGACCCAAATCTGGCGGAAGCCCATGCTTCGCTCGGTCAGATCTTGACCAACTATGATTATGATCTTAAAGGTGCTGAGAGAGAACTAAAGAGATCGATCGAACTCGACCCAAAGTATCCGTCAGCTTATCAATGGCTTGCGGAGGTCTATCATTTTTCGGGAAATGGCGACCAAGCGCTATCGGAGATAAATAAAGCTATTGAACTTGACCCGTTGTCGATGGTCATAAATAACCAAAAAGGTAGAGTGATTGAACTTGGAGGCAAGCGGGACGAAGCAATTGCTCAGTTTAAGAAAACCATTGAGTTGTTTCCGGACGCCCCGAGTCCTCGCCATAACCTCGCCGACGTTTATGAAGCCAAGGGCATGTATTCCGAGGCCGTTGAGCAACGCCTTATCCAGATCAAACTACTCTTTGGCGTTAGCCCGGAAAACATTAAGGACCTCCAACTAGCTTTTGAAAAAGACGGTTATAAGGGCTTTGTGCAAAAGCAAATAGACATTCAACTGGACAGTCAGAGATCAAGTCTGGAGAAGGATAAAAATGCTTATCTACCGGCCTTTCGAATTGCTGTCGACTATGCCCGACTCGGGGACAAGGATAAAGCGTTTGAATACCTGAACAAAGCGTATGATCAACGCGAACCACAGATCGCAGAACTCAAAATTCGATTACCACTTAGTTCTCTGCGGGACGACCCGCGATTTAAGGAATTGGTCAGACGAGTCGGGATCCCGGAATAG
- a CDS encoding redoxin domain-containing protein: protein MKRAFFTFFAVVALAFAVNAQGINIGDTMENFTLQGTDGKTHSLNDLKGKNGAVVMFLSAQCPVVKLYIERINKVAAEYEAKGIKFIGINSNHTESLEWVTSDAKENFPSFPMLIDKGNKLADKLGATVTPEAYFVGADNKLLYHGAIDNDRSGKNIQEQYLRAAFESKLGGKAIERTKANAFGCTIKRLEAEK, encoded by the coding sequence ATGAAACGAGCATTTTTTACGTTTTTTGCGGTTGTCGCACTTGCCTTTGCGGTCAATGCGCAGGGCATCAACATCGGCGATACGATGGAAAATTTCACGCTGCAGGGAACGGACGGTAAGACGCACAGCCTGAACGACCTGAAAGGCAAGAACGGAGCCGTGGTGATGTTCCTGTCGGCACAGTGCCCCGTCGTAAAGCTTTACATTGAGCGTATCAACAAGGTCGCCGCCGAATACGAAGCAAAAGGCATCAAATTCATCGGCATCAATTCCAACCACACCGAATCGCTCGAATGGGTCACGAGCGATGCGAAAGAGAATTTCCCGAGTTTTCCGATGCTGATCGACAAGGGCAACAAGCTTGCGGACAAACTCGGTGCGACCGTTACGCCCGAAGCCTATTTCGTGGGTGCAGACAATAAACTGCTCTATCACGGAGCCATCGACAACGACCGCAGCGGCAAGAATATTCAAGAGCAGTACCTGCGTGCCGCATTTGAATCAAAGCTCGGCGGCAAGGCCATCGAACGCACCAAGGCGAATGCCTTCGGCTGCACTATCAAGCGTCTCGAAGCTGAAAAGTAA
- a CDS encoding TlpA family protein disulfide reductase, with protein sequence MRIARFAASAAIAAFAVLFFAVDAAAQRSAAPPKAVPVAVDGPKITQVDIDGLRGLLKPNGKPLLINFWATWCEPCREEFPDLIKIDDEFRGKIDFITISLDDVDDMTTVVPRFLGEMKATMPAYLLHTADPDAAIKLVSEKWTGVLPLTILYNADGSVSYLRMGKVRYIPLAEEVKKALAAGAK encoded by the coding sequence ATGCGAATTGCACGTTTTGCGGCGTCGGCGGCCATTGCCGCCTTCGCCGTTTTATTTTTTGCCGTAGATGCGGCGGCACAGCGTTCCGCCGCACCGCCTAAAGCTGTTCCCGTCGCTGTCGACGGGCCAAAGATCACACAGGTTGACATCGACGGCCTTCGCGGGCTCTTGAAACCGAACGGCAAGCCGCTTCTCATAAACTTTTGGGCGACGTGGTGCGAACCCTGCCGCGAAGAATTCCCCGATCTGATAAAGATCGACGACGAATTCCGCGGAAAGATCGATTTCATCACCATTTCGCTGGATGACGTCGATGATATGACGACCGTCGTACCGCGTTTTCTCGGCGAAATGAAGGCCACTATGCCTGCCTATTTGCTGCACACGGCAGATCCGGACGCGGCGATCAAGCTGGTCTCGGAAAAATGGACAGGCGTTCTGCCGCTGACCATTCTTTATAATGCTGACGGCTCCGTATCGTATCTGCGCATGGGCAAGGTCCGCTACATTCCGCTCGCCGAGGAAGTGAAAAAAGCCCTCGCGGCCGGCGCAAAATAG
- a CDS encoding DinB family protein yields MFRHIEDFQNAWHYEAEITGKMFARLTDASLGQKVAPDGRSLGFIAWHITLTLGEMLGKVGLVIDCPSEDSQCPATAAEITAAFEKAAASVTDAVNANWTDETLLIEDDMYGETWSRGMTLFYLIAHQGHHRGQMTVLMRQAGLTVPGVYGPAREEWAEMGLPALD; encoded by the coding sequence ATGTTCCGCCATATCGAAGATTTTCAAAACGCCTGGCACTATGAGGCCGAGATCACGGGCAAGATGTTTGCACGGCTGACCGACGCGTCGCTCGGGCAAAAGGTAGCTCCCGACGGCCGCAGCCTCGGTTTCATCGCATGGCACATCACGCTCACGCTCGGCGAAATGCTTGGCAAGGTGGGCCTTGTCATCGATTGTCCATCCGAAGATTCGCAGTGTCCCGCGACCGCCGCTGAAATAACTGCCGCATTTGAGAAGGCAGCCGCATCCGTGACCGATGCCGTCAACGCGAACTGGACCGATGAGACGCTGTTGATCGAGGACGACATGTACGGCGAAACGTGGTCACGCGGCATGACGCTCTTTTACCTCATCGCACACCAGGGCCATCACCGCGGCCAAATGACCGTTCTGATGCGTCAGGCTGGCCTCACCGTGCCCGGAGTTTACGGCCCTGCACGCGAGGAATGGGCCGAAATGGGCTTACCTGCGTTGGATTAG
- the purL gene encoding phosphoribosylformylglycinamidine synthase subunit PurL codes for MNETTITPDIVAQHNLTADEYERIISILGREPNLTELGVFSVMWSEHCSYRSSRVHLKRLPTRGTRVIVPPGENAGVVDIGDDWCVAFKVESHNHPSFIEPFQGAATGVGGILRDVFTMGARPVAAMNSLRFGPLDHPQHGNRNRSILKGCVEGIGHYGNCFGVPTIGGEVVFDESYSLNPLVNAFALGIVRKDQIFFGKAEGIGNPVLYVGAKTGRDGIHGATMASAEFDDAALEKRPTVQVGDPFLEKLLLEACLEAMRSGAIEGIQDMGAAGLTSSSVEMAARAGNGLEIDLTLVPQRETGMTAYEMMLSESQERMLIVARKGREKEVVEIFSKWELDAVVIGKVVEGDRLKIFHNGVLEADLPVMALTDEAPKYERPMAAVDSGEERAESPLSATINSQLPNINSADALRRLLASPNIASKHWVYEQYDSMVRTNTAVLPGADAAVIRVKETRRAIAMCLDGPGRYVAVNAKEGAKHAVAEAARNVVCVGAEPIAVTNCLNFASPERPEVMRSFSDVIDGMAEACTAFETPVVSGNVSFYNETDGKGILPTPTIGMVGLIHDTRKIITQGFKRKGDLIALIGTTGDDLTVSEFASAVLGISTEAMISGGSLPAIDLALEKRIHDVILHLADASLISSAHDCSEGGLAVAIAESCFSSLDRDTLGAAIDLPASVLSDAAALFAESPSRIVISFAPEFAARVREIAADLPFAIIGAVESGTFRISIGGNAVIEADTAELEAIWRNSLELQLT; via the coding sequence ATGAACGAAACGACCATCACGCCTGACATCGTTGCACAGCACAATCTCACCGCCGACGAATACGAACGCATCATCTCGATACTCGGCCGCGAGCCGAATCTGACCGAACTCGGCGTTTTCAGCGTGATGTGGTCGGAGCATTGTTCGTATAGATCTTCCCGCGTGCATCTGAAACGCCTGCCCACACGCGGCACTCGCGTTATCGTGCCGCCGGGCGAGAATGCGGGCGTCGTGGACATCGGCGACGACTGGTGCGTGGCGTTCAAGGTCGAATCGCACAATCACCCTTCGTTCATTGAGCCTTTTCAGGGAGCAGCGACCGGCGTCGGCGGCATTCTTCGCGACGTCTTCACGATGGGTGCACGCCCCGTTGCAGCGATGAATTCGCTCCGCTTCGGGCCGCTTGATCATCCGCAGCACGGCAACCGCAACCGCTCCATACTCAAAGGCTGCGTGGAAGGCATCGGGCATTACGGCAACTGCTTCGGCGTGCCGACCATCGGAGGCGAGGTCGTTTTTGACGAGAGCTACAGCCTGAATCCGCTCGTCAACGCCTTCGCGCTCGGCATCGTCCGCAAGGATCAGATATTTTTCGGCAAGGCCGAAGGCATCGGCAATCCGGTGCTTTACGTCGGTGCGAAAACCGGCCGCGACGGCATTCACGGTGCGACGATGGCTTCGGCGGAATTCGACGACGCCGCTCTCGAAAAACGACCGACCGTTCAGGTCGGCGACCCTTTTCTGGAAAAGCTCCTGCTCGAGGCCTGTCTCGAAGCGATGCGTTCCGGTGCCATCGAAGGCATACAGGACATGGGCGCCGCGGGCCTGACGTCATCGTCGGTCGAAATGGCGGCGCGTGCCGGCAACGGCCTGGAAATTGACCTTACGCTCGTCCCGCAGCGTGAAACCGGCATGACGGCGTACGAGATGATGCTCTCAGAATCGCAGGAGCGTATGCTGATCGTCGCCCGCAAAGGCCGCGAAAAAGAGGTCGTCGAGATCTTCAGCAAATGGGAGCTCGACGCCGTCGTTATCGGCAAGGTCGTCGAAGGCGACCGCCTGAAGATATTCCACAACGGCGTCCTCGAGGCCGACCTGCCCGTTATGGCGCTCACCGACGAGGCGCCGAAATACGAAAGGCCGATGGCGGCAGTCGATAGTGGAGAGGAAAGAGCGGAGAGTCCGCTTTCCGCAACTATTAATTCTCAACTTCCAAATATCAACTCCGCTGACGCTCTTCGTCGCCTGCTCGCATCGCCGAACATTGCTTCTAAACATTGGGTTTACGAACAATACGATTCGATGGTGCGCACGAATACTGCGGTTCTGCCTGGAGCGGACGCCGCTGTAATTCGCGTCAAGGAAACGCGCCGTGCGATCGCGATGTGCCTCGACGGGCCGGGCCGCTACGTCGCAGTGAACGCCAAAGAAGGTGCGAAACACGCCGTCGCCGAGGCCGCACGAAACGTCGTCTGCGTCGGTGCCGAGCCCATCGCCGTTACCAATTGCCTGAATTTCGCATCGCCCGAACGCCCCGAAGTGATGCGTTCATTTTCGGACGTTATCGACGGCATGGCAGAGGCTTGCACCGCATTTGAAACGCCCGTCGTATCCGGCAATGTGTCGTTCTATAACGAAACCGACGGCAAAGGCATTTTGCCGACGCCGACCATCGGCATGGTCGGGCTCATTCACGACACGCGCAAGATCATCACGCAGGGCTTCAAACGCAAGGGCGACCTGATCGCGCTCATCGGAACGACCGGCGATGACCTTACGGTCAGCGAATTTGCATCCGCCGTGCTCGGCATTTCCACCGAAGCGATGATCTCGGGCGGCAGTCTTCCCGCGATCGACCTGGCACTTGAGAAACGCATTCACGACGTCATTCTGCACCTTGCCGATGCGTCGCTGATAAGTTCGGCACACGACTGCTCGGAAGGCGGGCTTGCGGTAGCCATCGCCGAAAGCTGTTTTTCGTCGCTTGATCGTGATACTTTAGGTGCGGCGATAGACCTGCCGGCGTCGGTACTTTCTGATGCGGCGGCCCTTTTCGCCGAATCGCCGTCACGCATCGTCATCAGTTTTGCACCCGAATTCGCCGCCCGCGTCCGCGAGATCGCAGCGGACCTTCCTTTTGCGATTATCGGGGCAGTCGAATCGGGCACTTTCCGCATCTCAATCGGCGGAAACGCCGTTATCGAAGCCGACACAGCAGAGCTGGAAGCGATCTGGCGTAATTCACTCGAACTACAACTTACATAA
- a CDS encoding AbgT family transporter, with protein sequence MPFMQETTTEQPELERPDTFYFRILDRIERIGNAIPNPAFLFFILAMLALLLSAVVSWAGLSVTHPGTGEEVRAVNLLTVEGLHKILTGLVTNFTGFAPLGVVLVGIMGIAVAEASGLISAGLRILVLSSPRRLLTAVVVFAGVISNMASDIGYVVLTPLAAMLFLAVGRHPLAGLAAAFAGVSGGFSANLLLAPTDALLAGLTQEGARIIDPSYIVTPAANYYFLAASTFLVTILGTWITEKVVVPKLGEYKGDVKPESLDRLSKEEKRGLFATLAVTAVIVGVVLLGLVPENGFLRDLKTGSVLRSPFLTGIISFIFFGGVVLGCVYGFVSRSFKGIDDVIRAMENSMRTMSVYLVLAFFAAQFVAFFNWSNLGIILAVEGAELLRSLELGGVTLIISFVILSILLDLFIGSASAKWAVMAPVFVPMLMLLGYSPELTQACYRIGDSVCNIITPLMSYFPLIVAFAQKYDPKAGIGTIMSMMMPYSFVFFIGWTIFLVIWFLFGLPLGPGAGIYYEVGGTPAP encoded by the coding sequence ATGCCGTTTATGCAGGAAACGACCACTGAGCAGCCGGAACTCGAACGTCCCGACACTTTTTATTTCCGCATCCTCGACCGCATCGAGCGCATCGGGAACGCCATACCGAATCCGGCGTTCCTGTTCTTCATCCTCGCGATGCTGGCATTGCTGCTCTCGGCCGTGGTCTCGTGGGCGGGACTTTCGGTCACGCATCCGGGAACGGGCGAAGAGGTCCGTGCGGTCAACCTGCTCACGGTCGAGGGACTGCACAAGATCCTCACAGGCCTCGTCACTAATTTCACCGGTTTCGCACCGCTCGGCGTCGTACTGGTCGGCATCATGGGAATTGCGGTCGCCGAAGCAAGCGGCCTTATCTCCGCAGGCCTTAGAATTCTGGTCCTTTCGTCGCCGCGTCGTCTGCTGACGGCGGTCGTCGTTTTCGCGGGCGTCATTTCCAATATGGCGTCCGACATCGGATACGTCGTGCTGACACCGCTTGCGGCTATGCTGTTCCTCGCTGTCGGCCGCCATCCGTTGGCGGGCCTCGCGGCCGCTTTTGCGGGCGTTTCGGGCGGTTTTTCGGCGAATCTGCTGCTAGCACCGACCGATGCTCTTCTCGCGGGACTGACGCAGGAAGGCGCACGTATCATCGATCCGTCGTATATCGTCACGCCCGCCGCGAACTACTATTTCCTTGCGGCATCGACATTTCTGGTGACCATTCTCGGCACATGGATCACCGAAAAGGTCGTCGTTCCGAAACTCGGCGAATACAAAGGCGACGTCAAACCCGAAAGCCTCGACCGTCTTTCAAAAGAAGAAAAACGCGGACTATTCGCAACGCTCGCCGTAACGGCGGTGATCGTCGGCGTCGTCCTGCTCGGCCTCGTGCCCGAGAACGGATTTCTGCGCGATCTGAAAACGGGCAGCGTGCTCCGCTCGCCGTTCCTGACGGGCATCATATCGTTCATCTTTTTCGGCGGCGTCGTGCTCGGCTGCGTTTACGGCTTTGTTTCGCGGTCCTTTAAGGGCATCGACGACGTCATACGCGCGATGGAAAACTCAATGCGCACGATGTCCGTCTATCTTGTGCTGGCGTTTTTTGCGGCTCAGTTCGTAGCATTTTTCAATTGGTCGAATCTGGGCATCATCCTCGCCGTCGAAGGAGCCGAACTGCTGCGTTCGCTGGAACTCGGCGGCGTCACGCTGATCATCTCGTTCGTCATTCTTTCGATCCTGCTCGATCTTTTCATCGGTTCTGCATCGGCAAAATGGGCCGTAATGGCGCCGGTTTTCGTCCCTATGCTGATGCTGCTCGGCTATTCGCCCGAGCTGACGCAGGCCTGCTACCGCATCGGCGACAGCGTCTGCAATATCATCACGCCGCTGATGTCGTATTTCCCGCTCATCGTCGCTTTTGCCCAAAAATACGACCCCAAGGCCGGCATCGGCACCATCATGTCGATGATGATGCCGTATTCGTTCGTCTTCTTCATCGGCTGGACGATCTTCCTGGTCATCTGGTTCCTGTTCGGGCTGCCGCTTGGTCCCGGAGCGGGAATTTACTATGAGGTCGGCGGCACTCCGGCGCCGTAA